CGTCCCGCTGGCGAGAATGCCAATTTGCTTCAGCTCCAGGAATAATGGCACTGAGGTGAAGTAGTTGTCCATGAAGCACTTCAGGTTCTTTTCCTTAGGCATTGCTTCCACAAGACGCATGACAACCGATCCGCCAAGTCCGAGGTGTGAATGCTGTGCACTGACCCCTGTTCCCTTCCCTTGGTATAGCTCGAGGTCATGTGCTAAGCCATCGGCGCTGCAGCGGACAAACACTTTCACCCCTTCTGGGTTTGGCTTTCCTTTAACAAACTGTTTGGCGGGGACACGGCCAGTGAATGGAACCATCTGCTCATCTATACTGTTGTGCTCCAAGGGTTCTAGCTGCAAGCACCGTGACCTCACTGCCTCTATGATAGGGCGCACTTTCCAGAACTTGTCCTGGCTGTTTGGGTCCCGTGGAGCGTTCGAGTCCGTGATGTGAAGCGCGGCTCTAATCCTAAAAAATCGCTTTGCTGTCATGGATTCAGCTATGGCAGGAATTCTTGTAGAGGCTTGCCAGTACATTCGAATTCTTGGGAATTTTAGAACTCCCATGAGCATTAGGGTTCCAAAAAAAATTTTGATTTCTTCCTCAGAAGTCCCAAGCACATTCCCGCCTTTCTGCAGGACGTACATGTTAGTGAATGTGGCTAGATCGCGAAAAAGCATGGGTGAGAAATACCGGCTGAAGTATGCCAATGGGTCCTCAGGGATTAATCCACCTTGAAGCTGGTAGGTGCAGTTAGTGTTCCCAGGTTGAAGAGGTTGTGCAACCCAGTTCAAGGTCTTCATCTTCTTCGATGGCACATCTGGCACTTGCTTGTCCTGCGTGCTTGATGTTCCAGGCAATAACAATGCACTCTGGGCAGTGCCATTTGTAGTAGGAGTCTGAGGAAAAAACACAACATACGCCACATTATTTTCTAACTAAACATATAAAACAGACAAAATTACCGTAGTTTGTGTGTCCTGCTCGGTGTACTCGTCATCAGAAAGATCTGCGTCAGAAATATCACCGTCTTGAATTCTTCTAAATATATTTTCGGCTGTGTCATCATCCAGGCGCCTTCTTTCAGTAGCATGCTTGAATATACCTGGAAAAATGAGAGGTTTTCTTCATTTCAGCGCGTGAGCGACGCCGTGAACTCTGGAAAAAGCGTGTGTTAGGAAAGGCGGATTTGAGGCGCCGTGACCACAAATGTGGACGCTAACTTCTGGAACTGCATGCAGGGCTGAATTTCTTCACAAGAAGGATGAATGCAGCTGTTTCACATTCACAGGACCTTACATTGATACGTAAATGCCAATATTTCGGTGAGTTTGTATTTGGAATAGAGAAAAACGGAAGAAAACAAGAAGTACTTACTCTTCGCTCCGTAGAAGGTAGACGCGTCCATACTTTCCCGCGCTTTTTCGACAGCATTTTGTTGACATCCTGTGGGATGGCGCCACTTGTCCGTTAAAGTGGCTCAAGGGGCGTGTCTTAGTACATTCAAAAAAGCGCTTTTGGTTGTATTTTTACACACCAGCGCGCGCGAAGTTCGCGTCCACAATCGTGGACACGGCGCCCGAAGGGGATATATAGCTGAGGTCAAATTATGAAAAAGGAAATTCGATCAATACCAACgaacgggaatcgaacccgcggctgcgtgaacagatctttaacggctgttgggcgagaccactacgctaccgtcagagcgaacacacctcttgttaaactgctccacattctcgcgccgtgaattagcgtcgtcttcgacttttatttgctccgtcccgcggcactgcctgctcaccgtcgtcttctatGTAACACAAATTCATGCTTTTGCTCAGATTCGAATgtcgtaaacattctctgtattttttttgaGGGGCGGAGGGGAAATCTAGTCATAAAATGCAGGCAGCAAGCAATCGGAACAGTTCTGTAATCTGGGAGAGTACCTCTGAATTCgtcagcaaaaaagaatcaaagatgaaagaaaacaggacttaCCGGTCTTAAATATCTCCCGGTTGTCGCCCGCTTTCGCCACTTATTTTTCTAGTTCtcccagcatttcttcagctggagccatgtccgtgggctcacgttgtgactggagttgaactgggtttctataagctcccactctttccttttctgtgcaactgacactgcatcagttctcttgttttctagtacggccttgtgcttgtcgacgaggtcgaggagaagagctcgctctactctggagaagttaattttgcccttctccgttttctccatcacgcgcgcgtcgcaacacagcaccaaagaataacgcagtacagaaaacaatgcaatcaaggcggaaagctgggctagttggtgtttcatcatgaattaaaagactagcgcatataacagagacacagacaaagaagtagacaggacgagcgcttagcGATTAGCGCTCGTcttgtctacttctttgtctgtgtctctgttatatgcgctagtcttttaattcatgacagaaaacaaaacacactacaaatgactacacactatcaataaatataataccaaaaatatatacgatacaagcagtgaatttacaattaaaatgcgcgataacaatataaagcagagacaaagagctggcgatgctggcgatgatgcaaccgatggacgcacgcgagcggaaagactacgacgtcgacaggagCAGTACTACGCGCACTACTATAGTGACATCTTTGTTTGTGGCCAGACAAGTAATATTAGTTCTCCAAAGCTAGCCgaaaaaactttttgttgttgttaaaacgtTAGTTGAGACTTGTACAATGTATTAGCAGCgctgttttggcgcttctgttctttatttgttcatgaatttattagatatacagaaatgtttgcttagcctcgttcccatggtgcctacttacatctaaaagcgctactttcataagtgctgcttaagtgctgtttttgaaacttccttcgccactcatactttactcagaacttaagtcacgaacttaagtcacaccttaagtttcattcttgaatacggcggtgaGACACATCTCATGGACCTCTAGGTGCTTCAAACTGCACCACTTTAATTAAGTGTAGCGGCTCTTTCGTTACTACAATTGGTGATCTGGAGATCTTAACCatagaattgttttctttttcctgagcTTTTCGCCCTTCACAATTCACTGGACTGGCTGCTCTATGAACAGATTTGCTCAGCAACCAAATTGTTCACATTAACAAGGCTTGACTGTATTCCTGTCCGTGCAGTGTGAcagtctgaattttttttcaaaagaaatttACTGACGATTACAATACtcggtaatgcgaagtttgagTTGTCCTTACATTGTGATCGCGTTAATGGTTCCTGTCTACGGCTCTTTTCAGATTTACGTTCACcttaatgcactttgctgcctgcTTAATCACTACACCCTTAAACTCCCTCTTACaagtatgagatcactgcggcacctgcattggaggaatgcgcaaGCATTGACTCCTCCTCGCACCTCTTTGCCTCTGTTTACTCAACTCGTCACCtctctttcaaatttggcgccacttttgctgtGGCGCCGcccactttttcttataactcaattttTTGGAACGTTATCGTGATTAGAAGCTCGTGAGGGCacaaaaccgcaaacatagccataaaatgcttacgcattcaaaTTGGCTCATTCTCATCTTACACATACATTTAATACACTCGTAAACTAACGCACTGTGTGAAAGACCACCTGACATAGATATAATGCCCCACTTTAACTAAGCTGTCCTGATGTCCATGCATGGCCTAAGGGTTACATGTCTGATTCAGGATCCAAAACTGCCAGGTTCAAATGCAGGGAGGGGATTTCCATCTCTCCAATCTACCACCTGCTCGCCATGgcatttcgctctgctactacctgccacagctggcaggtggcgtgttaggcCACTGACTAGGAATCTAGAAAAAGAAGCCTGAGCTACGCTTTAAATACAGCAGGAGTTAAGGAACGGCACCTAAGAGCTGAGCTCTAAAAACAGCAGTGTGTATTTCTGACCAAATGGCCTAACATGTGTAAAGACAGAAGGATGAtgctttcatttcaaatggaGATTATGCGTGTGTTGGAAATGTCATTAGTTATGCAAATAGTCACATTAAcattcccctctgtaatgccaaatgGCCCTGGGGGTAttaataaaggaaaagaaataaacactttaTGAAAGAATAACGTTGACTTGGtgcacttaaattgctatttaagTATTGCAAAAATATTTTAAGGTGGGTCCCTTGAAACAAAGCATGCACCATCATGTGGACGTTCTTATTAGCCTTGCCTAAGGTAGTGTTGTGTTCTTATGCTACAAGaaatgcttcatgctgctgccgtACATTGCATTCTTTGCTCATGCGCAGGACATGTCCATCAAGGATCCTGGCGCGACCAGGCAGACCCTTGTGGTGCCATGAAGCCGCTCTCAAAAACTGGCGGGAACTGCAGCAGGAGTGCTCGGGAAACTAGAGAAGTTTTCAAGAGCTACTTCTGCAGTGAAGGCCAAGTTAGCTGGCAGTGGAAACTTGTGTCCAGGTGAAATAGAAATCTGTGTTTATTCCTGCATGTTGAGGACGTTTAACATTTCAACTGGAACACTGTGCCTTGATAAATTAATTTTTACAACTGCTTGATGGGCATTTAGCATGGCCAACTGACGGTCTGGCCCTGGCGGTATTTGGCGGACAGCATGCGCCATCATGCTGCCAAATGAGTCGCATTCGTCATTGGCTGTCAGGCGTTGCTGACTCCTCTGTAGAGTTTCCACCGCTGTTGTCAGCAGAACTTTCCTTTGTTCTATTTCTTCATAATTTCGCCTTCTCTTTTTTCAAGGCCTTGAAGTCCCAGCTCCACTCTGTTGTGCTGGCTGACTTGGCTCTGCACAATTTTGTGGCGAACAAGGAAAATCCATTTCGGGATCTGCGGATTCGTTGTTCCAGAGCTCGCACTGCCGTTCAGTCTCCTAAAACAAAAGGACACAAAATCTTGTCAAAACTACACAGGCTAAACTGTATCTTATTTAAGGTATGGGGCCATAATTGAAACATAGTTATGCTAGTATTAAaattcccaaggcgactcagggacgctacagtgaagggcttcggaaatttctatgaccttgggttttttaacgtacactgtcACTGTCACTGTAGTAAACAGGTgccttgcttttcgcctccatcgaaaagcggccatgGCGGCTGGGATTCAGCCCGTATCCTTGGGTTCAGCAGTcgggcaccctaaccactgagccatcgtggcagTACTAGGATTTAATGACTAATTTATCCCATACAGTAATCCCCAATGCTCAAAGTTGCACATTGTCACATATCATAGGGagtttaaaataaaattatggaggcaagaggttggcaataaggataacgtgaattaaccgaagactatagaagatgaagaagaagcattctgtaaggtggagagagatgattggtggagaagagaagaaggagaagacgacaaggcttacatggactaacgccaaggctataaaaggacgacggagagcgaggcacaagggggaagaacagagaagcggaggctccggcgggtcagggatgcTTTGGCTTGAATAGTGCGACgcaggctactgctccggtgagctcgcgttctacggcaacgcatcgtggacttcctgctgttcctgagcccgttctggggagttaactgaggacgctaccacctgctacggccaagtgtgcctccagcgctgttgccacccattcgggtggtgcccccgacgccaacaacactggcatcacctccaaGGACGCTTGGACCGGGACCttatacgacacagccagcgacgccagcctcagcacgtcgaacgccatctagaAGCTGGCTattggacccatgcaacgccgcatccggacagaaccaacagtgagcacgaacgccgaccgttGACAGTAGagtgctagtagtagacgctggtagcagtgtttccgggtcgtgtgtatttatagtctgtttATATAGTTTGTGTTTATAGTCTGTTTATAGTTTGTtaattagttttgtgtgctagtgtgcatgccacgtagggtgtattaaatgtgcgtctgtgtgggtacacctgtcgcctagtccattctttcggtccgagtgttctccggggaaatTCGTGACACAAATCGAGTATGCGAAATGGTCTATTGCAGGGTTActaattaattttgaccacccgagCTCTTCTGCACTGGAATAACCCAGTAACAGTGCCATTTTTATGTGCTGCTTTCCCCGAAATGCAGCAGCCGTGGCCAGAACTTGATCCTTCATCATTGGGCTCAGCAGCCATTTGCCACTGATAAAGATATTGAGATGAATACTGTGGATGTAGTCATGGAAAAACTGTATGATGTAAAGAAAAAAGGTTGAACATTAATGCCATCTATGGAACAATGAGTTGATAATTGATAGACATCAATGTCTTTTGTATCCATTTGTAATCCTTTGTGACAAAAGCTCTTACTATGAGTAACCTGGCTCTCTGCCACCTATTTTAATGCACCCAGAGTACGGCTTTTGTTTCTGAAGTGAGCTACAGTATAACGCAAGACACAGTCTGTTGTTAGGTACGGGCGTTGAAACAATCATTTATGAATTAATTTTTTGCAATACAGCAAGAGATTCGGTTGCACCTCATACGTTCATGTCTTTATTTCAATACCCTTTTTTACAGTTCATAGAGTTCTTGAGTATTGACTGGTTATGCTTTGTTAAACTGTTGTTTCCTTCACTATTCTTgtttgtgcatttatttttggGTGTAAGTTTCTTTATGCACTGTTATATCCATATttgctgtgtttcttttgttCTGCTGTAATCTTGTTTTTGAGGTGCACTGTAGTTGTTCAATCTTGATTATATAAAAAGCATCTGCTGTTCTCCTTACACAATGTTCTCTTTGTAGTTTTTAATGGAGTGTCCCATTGCTGTTACAGACTGTGGAACCCTTATCAGTACATCTTAAGGAATGTGTGTATGACTGGTACACCATAATTGCAATAAACAAAGATGTACCTTGTGCTAACGTTACTCAAGCGCAGAAAGGCAAAACACAGTGCAAAGGCTTTTAATAGCTACACGGCATGATTACTGCAGTGTCACTGGACACATGTGAAAATGTCATAGTGCAAGTGGTCACATTCGTTGAGGATGTAATGCCGTAGAGAAACACCCGTATGTTGAATAttcaagctctttttttttcatactgagcAATGCCTGTTCTGatgctttttttaaaaaataatgcTAAAAGGCACATTTTTGTTCTGTTCAACTTAACGTATTGCAAACTTTCCATAAATTTCCGACAGTTTTGACACATAGGTAGTGCTGACATCAGGCAATGCAGTCGTGCTTCATTAACATGTACACCTTAGTTCCCAAGCCAAGCGATCCATAAAGGAAGCCATCTGTGAAAATAGAGCCTACAGGGGTTCATGTAATCTCGTCGCATTAATTGTGGGCAGCCATGAGAACAAAATATAAACTTTTTTAGCCATATTTTCATTTTGTATGTTGCcattaagagagagagaaacaacttgaATGGAACACTAGCCACTGAACGCCAAGAGAAGTCCATcgcccctagccgtcggccggaatcccttgggacacagcagcagcaaagacttGACCAATGATGTCCTGCTGCAAGTTAGGGTCTGGGCTACAGAGCAAAGCCTCCCAAGGGTTCCAGAGTGCACGAACTCTCGTACTTAGCCAGACACGTCCACACTATGTGGACCAATGTTGCTGCCTTttcgcaaaatttgcactgtgatctgaagacttccgggtgccacttgctgtatagtactgggttgggaaaaaacCACGCCTGTAATTTTCTCCACACAACCTCCTCTTTCTTATTGAGCTTTCTGTCCACTGGCAGATGAATTTGTCGATTAAGTCTGTAGTATAGTGCGATTTCCTGGTACGAGCGCATATCCTCTCTGCTGTTTATAGTTTCGGTGACTTGGGAGGTTCCAGGGGTCAACCGGCAATTTCACTGATGACCACCCTAAACCCCTTAGCTCATGGCCAAGGCTATGGCCACTTCCTCTGCTTCTGCGGTCTCAACGCCACAAACTGTGCAGCATGCCACCAGGGTTCAGTCTTCCTCCACAGGCTCGTGTGCCGCTTTGATCTCGTATACTGCAGCGTCTGTATACAGGACGTCCTGCCAACCTATATACCTAGTTTGTAATGCATCTGTTCAGTCTTTACATCTGCCTTTGTGAAAggcagggtgcatgtttctgggcagcggagcGATTTTCACCTTGTCCTTGATTTGTCGCGGTATGTCTCTTGAGTGCACATGCTACTGCTTAAGATGCTTTGATGTAACAAAGCAGCACAGAGGACAATAACTCATGCAACACCGCAAATGATGGGGCCTTCCGGCCAGGCACTATGACACTGGAAACCACTAAACCACAGAACAGCCATCATGCTagcttttttactcctttgtggTGGTGTTCAGCAATCAAACACAAGAATGGAAATACTTGGCAGGGGAAGTCGATATTGTGTTCTCAGTGCTATTAATTTTAATGTGACGATTCCCAAGAGGCTGTGcgcattttcaccctgtctacCGTCTGGGCAATGAGTTTCCATTAACAAGgttaaaatgaatgcaaaaatTTGGGTTTTTAAGAAAATGCTCATAACTTGAGCCGCGCATGTTAAAGAATATTGTATTGATGGGGCACAACTGTACACCAGTGTAGACATAATGTAATATGGCCTGCAGCAAATTTCTGTTGTCTGTGTAGGCCACAACGATTTGCTTCAGGCCAGCTTGATTGAAGATGTGATGCACTGTTGATTTCAAAAAGCATGCCAGTTTTCATCCTGTAACATGCTTTATCAGAATGAGTTTTGAACATTATTTCAAGATTCAGTGACATAACACTTTATCCTGGATGCTCAAAAAACAGATGTTGTACTCAAAATGCAGCTTCAATACAACAAATTTAGAAATGCCCCTGCATACTCGCCAGCTATCAAGGAATAAACACAACATACCTCCTCTTCTTCCTGCGTGTGGAGTGTTGAAAAACTTGGCTGCTAAGAGCAGGAGCTATCCAAGAACATCAGGCTTTTGTAATGAGCCCACTTTGGCTGGTATATCTCGTCCGGGCTTGCGCCGGAGCGGGCCTTGATCTTGCGCCTCTCGCGCATAAATTGTGTTCGCAAGTTTGTGAACCGCACGCGCACTTGGGCAACTGAAAAGTAACGTCAGAAAAGGGAGCATGGGTACAGCGTGGCAGTCAAATAAAGTTGGTGGCTGCTGTTTGACTTCTCGTGCGGACGCCAAGCCACATAGTTAATGCAATCGACGGTCGGGAAGTCACGACGCCACACTAACCATAAGCAGTGCTAAAAAAAAGAGGAGACACCACAGCATCAGATATAgtctccgatactccgcgcaacgTGGTATGTTTCCGTACGTACCGGTGCATTGGCCTCCCAGTGCCTCGCATACCTCCGCGTATGCTACTTCTTTAAAGTCGCGGTGGTGGTAATGGGGATGTTTAATGTCCCATATCAGGCGACGCTCTTCGATTAAAGAGATCAGCTCCGTCTCCACTTCCAAAGAAAATGTTGCTGCAGTCATTCTCGTGCAAGGTGCCGATTGAAACGACCAGCGCACGCTTAAAAACCTGACCAAAGAAGGGTTAAAGCAATGTGGACACGATGTGAATTCGGCTGTCATAATTTGAACGTTTTGTGAGCGCCGAAATGTATCCAAAATTTATTCTCCGCAGGCTGGATATGGAAGCAGGGCCTTGTTTCGGcaatgtttttgctcggcgaccgatctcgcgacgacacggtcggcagactggttttgtcggcgtcgcggtcgtcaaagcttgtcacactacgaagacatccggTCGTCGGCGGCATTGGTGTCgtagtcggcctagtgtgacagctcggtctgccacagacaaggtcggccgaccgggttggccgatctttggtgtctttgtcgggtcggcgtcggcggtgtgtcgggctagtgtgacagggccctaaGCAATCCGGTTGTGACACGGATGTCATACATATTGTCGAATTAATATCTATAGCCTATGTGGTGAgaagcaaaaccgcaaaacaggacgggactgaggcaggcgacaacacagggtggTGTATTACCAACcggcctacaaccaagtccttctaagttaGAGCTAATGTCCCTTTCGTCTAGTGTCAGCAAAATAGGCGGACTTGTTACATACGAGAAACTTTGCGACTCAATTGCCGCCGTCTTTCGAGGAGCATTCTTGCGACTTATGACACTTTCAGGGAAAACAACGCTCATGTGTTgttccacgaaaaaaaaacaagtaaacatACTATCACAAACGCCACGCGCCAGTTTATTTCAGAGCCAGCAGTAGCTGCGGGTATGCCAGAATGAGTGTATACCTGCCTTGTAACCTTTCTCATCTTCGGCAAACACTGATCCACTACATCGAATATGTTACATTATCATTCGCAGATGCACCTTAATACGCATTCAATGgctgcattttattttctctctGTTATTTATTTTAGTTTACCTTTCCCGCACCGCTCTCCTTCCGTCTAATTATCTCCCGAATTCCCCTTCCCCATGCAGAGTACCATGCCAGTGATTTtcaaacgccggctaaatttTGTTTTCCATAAAAGGGTTTCTCTCTTACATAAACGGTGCTATTTTAGACCTTTTCAATAAGTGCATGCTTCCTGGGCGTCGGCGCAGTGCTCACTAAACTATCGTGCGTACTGGCGCTAGGACGGTGGAAGCGTGGCAACGGAGCTTTTGCAAAAGTCCTCAGAGGAGACGCTTCGACATGCAATTCTCTCGGCCAATGCAAAGCTCTATCGAAATGCGCTAATGCACAGGACAGCGGTGAAATTTATCAAGACACGTATATTTCCGCTTACTCTGGCTGTCTACATCTGCGGGTGCTGAACTCTGAAGCAGTTTTCAGTTTTACTTGGCAAGAGAGCACAGTCGAACTTCACCAAGCTTCTGAAGGGACCCTTGAAAAACATGCATATTCTTCTTTTGGGAGCCGGAATGTTAACGGAGGACAAAGCAATTACCTGGGCGATCATACGCACGCGCACGTTCGGTTGTAAGTCATGTGCATAGTGCTGAGCAGTGAACGTTGTTAATAGCTTTAAATGCATATTCCTCCATTCGGCAGAAATATCGACCTCTAAAAAGCAAGCTTTCAGGAATTGTCCCGCTTTCAGTCAGCAGTTCGACAAGTTGTGCGGTCCACAAATAGCGTTATACAGTGAATTGACTGAATTAATATGAACGCGCAGGTAGCTGACCCCGCGGTTTGTTGACATATTCGAGTGGATGCGGGCAGCCCGAAGGAGACGAGTAAATGAGGTGGTTAAACGACACATTTTCCAGTACCAACACGTTCTATGCTAAGTTTTTGTGCCCTCCGACAGCTCGTTATCCACAGCAAGAGCCAAAGAAGCGTCATGCAGCCGGGACACAGCGCGCCGGCAGCCGTCGCAACGAGAAGGCCTGAAGGCTGGCGATGGCGAAATAGTCACATGACCAAATATGGCGACGCCCATGCtcccgcgctgtaaagcgtctataggtAACACATAGTACTGCCTATTATATTAAGATGGAGCTGTGCTTGAACTTGATAATGGTACCTGTGGCATCTAAGCAGAAGTCTGCCTTTGTTTTTCTTGCTGTAACTAACTGATTTGGATGGACGTCTCAGAGTGAGTAGAGGCATTTCACTTCAAGCAGTACCAGAGAATGGCAATCGCAACAAAAAACCCCATCTGGACTCTAACCCAAGATAGGGGTGTTCAAAAGGTATCATAAAGCCACAGTTGTCTAGCCTTCCATTCACATGCTCAGCTATAAATGCAGTAAAGGCACAGAACTTCGCAAGTGCTTCACACTCTATGCCATACTGGATGGCAGGGCTGAAAATTGGCTTAGCATTAAATATCCTGTCCGCTAATGATTAGCAGTTCTGCTGTTTTGAACGGCAGACTTCCCTGAATATGGAAGCAGTTTTTCTACCCTTATTATGGAGAAACCATGCATTACACTATCTTTGTTCTTTTGTTGCTGCTTCGATATCTACGGATGCGGGAACTGTAATTTTCAGCTGCTGTAGCACATTGTGCTAATTTTCTTGGCTAGCTACAATCATACTGCCCAGGTTGAGATAGCAAGGGGGCCTGTCCAACGTTACCTCGAATCCAGCCACTTAGTCTGGAGTATTCCTGGCACCAGCTGCTTTTGCGGCcacctgaacaaaaaaaaaaacttgtgaataAACCTCCTTCTGT
This region of Amblyomma americanum isolate KBUSLIRL-KWMA chromosome 5, ASM5285725v1, whole genome shotgun sequence genomic DNA includes:
- the LOC144132323 gene encoding uncharacterized protein LOC144132323 isoform X1, with the translated sequence MGTFVKGAQRLALPSSPSKPPPRWYPAFAEIMGMETAPLKQCGTGRLKGHVHQGSWRDQADPCGAMKPLSKTGGNCSRSARETREVFKSYFCSEGQVSWQWKLVSRP
- the LOC144132323 gene encoding uncharacterized protein LOC144132323 isoform X4 gives rise to the protein MGMETAPLKQCGTGRLKGHVHQGSWRDQADPCGAMKPLSKTGGNCSRSARETREVFKSYFCSEGQVSWQWKLVSRP